From a single Lolium rigidum isolate FL_2022 chromosome 7, APGP_CSIRO_Lrig_0.1, whole genome shotgun sequence genomic region:
- the LOC124676490 gene encoding uncharacterized protein LOC124676490 produces MGERAPPRYAAKLPKDHFPRFSGENPSLWLDLCDTYFTMYQTPLHQRVSSAVLYMEGHEALWLQVYKRRTVLGTWEQFCDAVLTEFGEDEYDGQMSKLLQIKQTGSVTEYRKEFETCMYHLISLDPSLNTKFFLSPNLFSDCGQISVLWSAFKHLLVFLVLLLWLVYRKKNWKYNRSNNLVIAFELLQGSSL; encoded by the coding sequence gcTCCACCCAGGTATGCAGCCAAATTACCGAAGGATCACTTTCCACGTTTCTCTGGTGAGAATCCCTCCCTGTGGCTGGACCTATGCGATACATATTTTACCATGTATCAGACTCCTTTGCATCAGCGTGTGAGTTCAGCTGTGCTGTACATGGAGGGGCATGAAGCCTTGTGGTTGCAGGTGTATAAGCGCCGTACAGTTCTGGGCACTTGGGAACAGTTTTGTGATGCTGTTTTGACAGAGTTTGGAGAGGACGAGTATGATGGTCAGATGAGTAAGCTATTGCAGATCAAGCAGACTGGTTCTGTGACTGAATATCGCAAAGAGTTTGAAACTTGCATGTACCACCTGATTTCTCTTGATCCTTCCTTGAACACAAAGTTTTTTTTGTCTCCAAATTTGTTCTCGGATTGCGGTCAGATATCCGTGCTGTGGTCCGCATTCAAGCACCTACTAGTGTTTCTCGTGCTGCTTCTTTGGCTCGTATACAGGAAGAAGAATTGGAAATACAACAGGAGCAACAACCTCGTAATCGCTTTCGAGCTGCTCCAGGGGTCAAGTCTTTAG